In Blastopirellula sediminis, the following proteins share a genomic window:
- the aroC gene encoding chorismate synthase, with protein MLRYSTAGESHGKTLLALVDGFPAGVEIETDAIDADLKLRQGGYGRGGRQRIETDKVEILTGIWKGISLGSPIALQVINKDYKLERLEDLPRPRPGHGDLTGAIKFLGPVRGILERASARETTVRVAAGGLAKLLLKQFGITAFGYVSELGGVKINSQEGNLEQLHKLRGDSIIYSLNPDQDAEIKQLIDATGKSGDTLGGIVEVRVDGVPFGLGTHAQWDRKLDGRLAQAVMAVQAIKGVEIGLGFEAARRPGSQVHDPIHFDPEHRDQPHLGYTRPTNNAGGLEAGMTNGQPIIIRAAKKPISTLAKPLDSINLDTKEKQGASYERSDVCAVSAAAIIVENVVAFEIATALVEKFGGDSLQEMKARYDLFQQMARER; from the coding sequence ATGTTACGCTACAGTACCGCAGGCGAATCGCACGGCAAAACTCTCCTCGCGCTCGTTGACGGGTTCCCGGCCGGCGTTGAGATTGAGACCGATGCGATCGACGCCGACCTGAAGCTTCGCCAAGGAGGCTATGGTCGCGGCGGCCGCCAACGGATCGAAACCGACAAAGTCGAAATCCTGACCGGCATCTGGAAAGGTATTTCGCTCGGCAGCCCGATCGCGCTGCAGGTGATCAACAAAGATTACAAGCTAGAGCGGCTCGAAGATCTCCCACGTCCTCGCCCCGGTCACGGCGATTTGACCGGCGCCATCAAGTTTCTCGGCCCGGTCCGCGGCATTCTGGAACGCGCGAGTGCCCGCGAAACGACGGTTCGCGTCGCTGCCGGCGGTTTGGCGAAGCTGCTGCTGAAGCAGTTCGGCATCACCGCGTTTGGCTACGTCTCGGAACTCGGCGGGGTCAAAATCAACTCGCAAGAAGGCAATTTAGAGCAACTGCACAAGCTGCGTGGCGACAGCATCATCTATTCGCTCAATCCCGACCAAGACGCCGAGATCAAGCAGCTGATTGACGCCACCGGTAAGAGCGGCGATACGCTAGGCGGCATTGTGGAAGTTCGGGTCGACGGAGTACCATTCGGCCTCGGCACCCATGCCCAATGGGACCGAAAGTTGGACGGTCGATTGGCCCAAGCGGTGATGGCGGTTCAAGCGATCAAGGGAGTCGAGATCGGACTCGGTTTCGAGGCGGCGCGTCGCCCCGGTTCGCAGGTCCATGATCCGATTCACTTTGATCCGGAGCATCGCGATCAGCCTCACCTTGGCTACACGCGTCCGACCAACAACGCCGGCGGTTTGGAAGCGGGGATGACGAACGGGCAACCGATCATCATCCGCGCAGCAAAGAAGCCGATCAGCACACTGGCCAAGCCGCTCGATTCGATCAACCTCGATACCAAGGAAAAGCAGGGCGCCTCATACGAACGAAGCGACGTCTGCGCCGTGTCGGCCGCTGCGATCATCGTCGAAAACGTCGTCGCGTTTGAGATCGCAACGGCGCTGGTCGAGAAGTTCGGCGGAGACAGCCTGCAAGAGATGAAAGCTCGCTACGATCTGTTCCAACAGATGGCCCGCGAGCGCTAA
- a CDS encoding bile acid:sodium symporter family protein, protein MIRFVGRYWFLLLLAAAIGVGFGFSPTLEFLTKIPYLQNAIVVTVLFLMAFPLEFGDLHDAARRPGPPVLGTAINYGLLPLIAWGASLLVTGDLRIGVNIAAAIPCTLASAAVWTRKAGGNDVAALVVTIVTNLLCFAVTPMWLKLTTGGSVSLNVVEMIQKLLILVVAPMLAGQLCRIPPPIGRWATANRAAMSVIAQLGILSMVFLGCIGAGMKLRTLEEAVPPVGMLAVMLAVVIGVHAAALAIGYFSAKSFGMRPADQIAVGISGSQKTLMVGLWIANTFYASQPLAILPLIAYHVSQLFMDTWVADAHLRRQTAVEAETPSAA, encoded by the coding sequence GTGATTCGTTTCGTCGGCCGCTATTGGTTTCTGTTGCTGTTGGCGGCGGCGATTGGCGTTGGGTTTGGATTTTCGCCAACGCTGGAATTTCTGACCAAGATCCCCTACCTGCAAAACGCGATCGTCGTCACCGTCCTCTTTTTGATGGCGTTTCCGCTCGAGTTCGGCGACTTGCACGACGCGGCTCGAAGGCCAGGACCTCCGGTTCTGGGAACTGCGATCAACTACGGGCTGCTGCCGCTGATCGCCTGGGGCGCTTCGCTGCTAGTGACCGGCGACTTGAGGATCGGCGTGAATATCGCGGCGGCGATTCCCTGTACGCTCGCCTCGGCGGCAGTTTGGACCCGAAAAGCAGGCGGAAACGACGTCGCGGCGCTCGTCGTGACGATTGTGACCAACCTCCTCTGCTTCGCCGTGACGCCGATGTGGCTGAAGCTGACGACCGGAGGCTCGGTGTCGCTGAATGTGGTCGAAATGATCCAGAAGCTGCTGATCCTGGTCGTCGCTCCGATGCTGGCGGGACAGCTGTGCCGGATTCCGCCGCCGATCGGACGTTGGGCGACCGCGAACCGAGCGGCGATGAGCGTCATCGCTCAGTTGGGGATCTTGTCGATGGTCTTTCTCGGCTGCATCGGCGCTGGGATGAAGCTGCGAACCTTGGAGGAGGCGGTCCCTCCGGTTGGAATGTTGGCGGTGATGCTGGCCGTGGTGATCGGCGTGCATGCGGCGGCGCTGGCGATCGGCTATTTCTCGGCGAAATCGTTCGGAATGCGGCCTGCGGATCAAATCGCGGTCGGAATCTCCGGCAGCCAGAAAACGCTGATGGTCGGCCTGTGGATCGCCAATACGTTCTATGCGTCCCAGCCGCTGGCGATTTTGCCCCTGATCGCCTATCACGTAAGTCAGCTATTCATGGATACTTGGGTTGCTGACGCCCATCTGCGTCGCCAGACGGCGGTCGAAGCGGAAACTCCCTCTGCGGCGTAG
- the rpmE gene encoding 50S ribosomal protein L31, whose protein sequence is MKEKIHPRYEEAVVKCGCGNSFTTRSTRKEIVVDVCSACHPFYTGKLKFVDSGGRIEKFKNKIAKSGYASLEKPKKKKK, encoded by the coding sequence ATGAAAGAGAAAATTCACCCCCGCTACGAGGAAGCGGTCGTGAAGTGCGGTTGTGGCAACTCGTTCACCACCCGCAGCACCCGTAAAGAAATCGTCGTTGACGTTTGCAGCGCTTGCCATCCGTTCTATACCGGCAAGCTGAAGTTCGTCGACTCGGGCGGACGTATCGAGAAGTTCAAGAACAAGATCGCCAAGAGCGGTTACGCGAGCCTCGAGAAGCCGAAGAAGAAAAAGAAGTAG
- the prfA gene encoding peptide chain release factor 1, whose product MREMLEEKLARFELLEKQMSDPEVMNNSHQMATIAREHGSLAKLATKYRTFKKTIDELAEAKELLEGDDEEMRELAEADIVTLKARREKLWQELLDMTIGGEDANRTKIVLEIRGGAGGDEAALFARDLYEMYKRFCEGKKWKYEVMEANPTELGGFKEIMVSVEGEGVYRELQYESGGHRVQRVPETEAKGRVHTSAATVAVMPEPEDVEFELNPEDFEVERYAASSGPGGQHVNKTASAVRLIHKDGVIVQCCEERSQHKNLAKALRLLKTKLYEVKRAKEEKERSDHRKSLVGSGDRSQRIRTYNFPENRVTDHRINLTLYKLDQIIAGNLQPVIDGLVDYDRQQLRGDMGDLEE is encoded by the coding sequence ATGCGTGAGATGCTGGAGGAAAAGCTGGCCCGATTCGAGTTGCTCGAAAAGCAAATGAGCGACCCGGAGGTCATGAATAATTCTCACCAGATGGCGACCATTGCGCGCGAACATGGCTCTCTGGCCAAGTTGGCGACCAAGTACCGCACCTTCAAGAAGACGATCGACGAGCTGGCCGAAGCCAAAGAGCTGCTCGAAGGGGACGACGAAGAAATGCGCGAGTTGGCGGAAGCCGACATCGTGACTCTGAAGGCTCGTCGCGAGAAGCTGTGGCAAGAGCTGCTCGACATGACGATCGGCGGTGAAGACGCCAACCGCACCAAGATCGTGCTCGAAATCCGCGGCGGCGCCGGCGGCGACGAAGCGGCCCTCTTCGCTCGCGACTTGTACGAAATGTACAAGCGATTCTGCGAAGGGAAGAAGTGGAAGTACGAAGTGATGGAAGCCAACCCGACCGAACTGGGCGGCTTCAAGGAAATCATGGTCAGCGTCGAAGGCGAAGGGGTCTACCGCGAGCTGCAGTACGAAAGCGGCGGTCATCGCGTACAGCGCGTTCCCGAGACGGAAGCGAAAGGACGCGTTCACACTTCGGCCGCCACCGTCGCGGTGATGCCGGAACCGGAAGACGTCGAGTTTGAGCTGAACCCGGAAGACTTTGAAGTCGAGCGTTACGCCGCGTCGAGTGGTCCCGGCGGTCAGCACGTGAACAAGACGGCGTCGGCCGTTCGCCTGATCCATAAGGACGGCGTCATCGTGCAGTGCTGCGAAGAACGAAGCCAGCACAAGAACCTGGCCAAGGCGCTCCGCTTGCTCAAGACCAAGCTGTACGAAGTGAAGCGAGCCAAGGAAGAGAAAGAGCGGAGCGATCACCGCAAGTCGCTGGTCGGTTCAGGCGATCGCAGCCAACGTATCCGCACCTACAACTTCCCCGAAAACCGCGTCACCGATCACCGCATCAACCTGACGCTGTACAAGCTCGATCAGATCATCGCCGGCAACTTGCAGCCGGTTATCGATGGCCTGGTCGACTACGATCGCCAGCAGTTGCGCGGCGACATGGGCGACCTGGAAGAGTAA
- the prmC gene encoding peptide chain release factor N(5)-glutamine methyltransferase — protein MGRLLKWTADYLQQQKADSPRLDAELLLAQSLGCKRIELYTRFDEVVADEPRGKFRNLVKQRASGMPVAYLLGRKEFYSRDFRVTPDVLIPRPETEHLVIAALDRLREIAKTGAPQICDVGTGSGCVAITLAKELPTLHVTAIEISPAALVVAAENAEKLGVAERIEFVEGDLLTTLPETPAFDAIVSNPPYIGLVEKPTLPRDVLQFEPHGALFSGEDGLDAIRALVDQAPSRLKPGGWLLIEFGPVVADAATAILAGSPHFETPTVEKDLAKLPRILIARRKAN, from the coding sequence GTGGGACGCCTCTTAAAGTGGACCGCTGACTACCTGCAGCAGCAAAAGGCGGACTCTCCCCGTTTGGACGCCGAACTGCTCCTCGCGCAGTCGCTCGGCTGCAAGCGGATCGAGCTTTACACGCGGTTTGACGAAGTCGTCGCCGACGAGCCCCGCGGGAAGTTCCGCAACCTGGTCAAGCAGCGAGCCTCGGGGATGCCGGTCGCCTATCTGCTTGGCCGTAAAGAGTTCTACTCGCGTGACTTTCGCGTCACGCCGGACGTGCTGATCCCTCGGCCCGAGACTGAGCACTTGGTGATCGCCGCGCTTGATCGCTTGCGTGAAATCGCCAAGACGGGCGCTCCGCAAATCTGCGACGTCGGTACCGGCAGCGGCTGCGTCGCCATCACGCTGGCGAAGGAACTGCCGACGCTGCACGTGACGGCGATCGAAATTAGCCCTGCGGCGCTTGTGGTCGCTGCGGAGAACGCCGAAAAGCTGGGTGTCGCCGAGCGAATCGAGTTTGTCGAAGGTGACCTGCTCACGACGCTTCCCGAAACGCCGGCGTTCGACGCGATCGTCAGCAATCCGCCGTACATTGGCTTGGTTGAAAAGCCGACGCTGCCGCGGGACGTGCTGCAGTTTGAACCGCACGGGGCTCTCTTCAGCGGCGAAGATGGCTTGGATGCGATTCGCGCCTTGGTGGATCAGGCGCCGTCGCGATTGAAGCCTGGCGGTTGGCTCTTAATTGAGTTTGGTCCGGTCGTCGCGGATGCGGCGACGGCGATCCTGGCGGGCAGTCCGCACTTCGAGACGCCGACCGTCGAGAAGGATCTCGCGAAGCTGCCGCGCATCTTGATCGCGCGGCGAAAGGCCAATTAG
- a CDS encoding GGDEF domain-containing protein, with protein MLWVFLSGMMLANLGIGFGLALYLRQVVDEGRAVVAFDSHQDTTEVDASRELSCESANAPTQTTVRARAIASIDAIPPEYIGMLQGESIVANSLVEASAEVLRLEVGKYRDALIEIDNQLRAMDDSPDSGLLEVITVELEDLNRDWLNKQAEAASTLDSNQDALGEYSDIGGSLNMVLMEQAAQIETTISNIEQFDLSSDPADGRRRLLQEISRLIDLAHDLRDKMQDTLLTILRAERRLADIDRKMQFDGLTKLHNRNGLEVVFYEWWRADIRRERIVSVGLLDIDNLRKINERFGALAGDRLLAEFGRLLGELIRKDRGFDIVARSTGQQFVIFFGDTGPRNATSSVERIRQTLEATRFNLDGEDVEMMVSIGITEVVADDTTTKVTKRLEKAMRVAKRNGRNCTVIDEGNGPAPITPPEYKVVGRTINVEER; from the coding sequence GTGTTGTGGGTATTCCTAAGTGGGATGATGCTGGCCAATCTGGGAATCGGATTTGGCCTCGCGTTATACCTGCGTCAAGTCGTAGATGAAGGTCGAGCGGTTGTGGCGTTCGACTCGCATCAAGATACGACCGAGGTTGACGCCAGTCGTGAACTCTCGTGCGAATCGGCGAATGCGCCGACTCAAACGACGGTACGCGCACGTGCGATCGCTTCGATTGACGCGATTCCGCCGGAATACATCGGCATGCTCCAGGGAGAATCGATCGTCGCCAACAGCCTGGTCGAAGCTTCGGCCGAAGTGTTGCGACTGGAAGTCGGCAAGTATCGCGACGCTCTCATTGAAATCGACAACCAACTGCGGGCCATGGACGATAGCCCTGACTCTGGTCTGCTGGAAGTTATCACGGTCGAACTGGAAGATCTCAACCGCGACTGGCTCAATAAGCAAGCCGAAGCGGCCAGCACCCTCGATAGCAATCAAGACGCGCTGGGCGAATACTCCGATATTGGCGGCTCGCTCAACATGGTGCTAATGGAGCAGGCCGCTCAGATCGAGACCACGATCAGCAACATCGAACAATTCGACCTGTCGTCCGATCCGGCGGACGGCCGTCGCCGCTTGTTGCAGGAAATCAGCCGCCTGATCGATCTGGCGCACGACCTGCGCGACAAGATGCAAGACACCCTGCTGACGATCTTGCGAGCCGAACGCCGCTTGGCCGACATCGATCGCAAGATGCAATTCGACGGCCTGACGAAACTGCACAACCGTAACGGTTTGGAAGTCGTCTTCTACGAGTGGTGGCGAGCCGACATTCGCCGCGAGCGAATCGTCAGCGTCGGCCTCCTCGACATCGACAACCTCCGCAAGATCAACGAACGTTTCGGCGCGCTGGCGGGCGATCGACTGCTTGCCGAATTCGGCCGACTGTTGGGCGAGCTGATTCGCAAGGACCGCGGCTTTGACATCGTCGCTCGCTCGACCGGGCAACAGTTCGTCATCTTCTTCGGCGACACTGGTCCGCGCAATGCGACCAGTAGCGTCGAACGGATCCGTCAGACGTTGGAAGCGACTCGTTTCAACTTGGACGGCGAAGATGTTGAAATGATGGTCAGCATCGGAATTACCGAGGTGGTCGCCGATGACACCACGACCAAGGTGACGAAGCGTCTGGAAAAGGCGATGCGCGTCGCCAAACGAAACGGCCGCAATTGCACCGTGATCGACGAAGGGAACGGCCCGGCCCCGATCACGCCGCCCGAATACAAAGTGGTCGGGCGAACGATCAACGTCGAAGAACGCTAA
- a CDS encoding HD domain-containing protein, translated as MNDDPLSIATTLGDLRPGEFGDVYVQLVDRQERIGKNGLPYRRLEFRDDRRRVFAMIWNDSQWFEACQDEWKLGQHFKVRAIYHESHRGKELVPRKIRPVNEDDLRQGFDPTRCQPRSVEDPAELWDAALMICQCDIQDESLRQLVTTIYTEQREPLLLAPAALYHHHCYQGGLLEHSLSVAQTVIDLIERHRHQLPPLQDRPTCDLAIAGALLHDVGKLLEIDLVQGGVATSLDGQILGHVLMGRDLVRETGQRLRVSPDLLRRLELIVLTHQDYYADGDYRRPISCEALLVQQADRINSELQRFSAALASPGEGPVIPKDNPFRRAILRGEASPDAEANRQT; from the coding sequence ATGAATGACGATCCCCTTTCCATCGCGACGACGCTGGGAGATCTCCGCCCGGGAGAATTCGGCGACGTTTACGTTCAACTGGTCGACCGCCAAGAGCGGATCGGCAAAAACGGCCTACCATATCGACGGCTCGAATTTCGAGACGATCGTCGCCGCGTTTTTGCCATGATCTGGAATGACTCGCAATGGTTCGAAGCGTGCCAGGACGAATGGAAACTGGGCCAGCACTTTAAGGTCCGAGCGATCTACCACGAGTCGCACCGCGGAAAGGAACTGGTACCGCGCAAGATTCGCCCAGTCAACGAAGATGATTTGCGGCAAGGCTTCGATCCGACCCGCTGCCAACCTCGATCGGTAGAGGACCCGGCCGAGCTGTGGGACGCGGCGCTGATGATTTGCCAATGCGATATCCAGGACGAGTCGCTGCGGCAATTGGTAACGACGATCTATACCGAGCAGCGGGAACCGTTGCTGCTCGCGCCGGCGGCGCTCTATCATCATCACTGTTACCAGGGAGGTTTGCTGGAGCACTCGCTCAGCGTCGCCCAGACGGTCATCGATCTAATCGAGCGGCATCGGCATCAACTTCCGCCGCTGCAAGATCGGCCGACGTGTGATCTGGCGATCGCCGGCGCCTTGCTGCACGACGTGGGGAAACTGCTGGAAATCGATCTGGTGCAGGGCGGGGTGGCGACTTCGCTCGATGGCCAGATCCTGGGACACGTTTTGATGGGACGTGACCTGGTACGCGAAACCGGTCAGCGACTCAGAGTTTCGCCCGACTTGCTGAGGCGTTTGGAACTGATCGTGCTAACGCATCAGGATTACTACGCCGACGGCGATTATCGGCGACCGATTTCGTGCGAAGCGCTGCTGGTTCAGCAGGCCGATCGGATCAATTCGGAGCTGCAACGGTTTTCCGCAGCGCTCGCGTCGCCCGGCGAAGGGCCAGTTATACCGAAGGATAACCCGTTTCGACGGGCCATCTTACGAGGCGAGGCCTCCCCCGACGCAGAGGCAAACCGCCAGACGTGA